The nucleotide sequence CGACCTCGTAGAGCCGCACCTGCGGGCTTCGCCCCGCCGGGTTACGCGCCACCGAGCCGCGAAGGCACCAGGATGAACAGTCCCCGAAGGAATCCGGGCCCGCCCCCCGACCGCGGGGTCCCGCGTCCCTGCAGTACGCGCTCGAGCTTCGTCTTGAGCTGCTCGTACGTGAACGGCTTTCGCAGCACCTCGACGTCCCCGATCTCGCGGCCCTTCCGCTCGGCCTCGGGGTCGGCGGAGATCACGAGAATGGGCGCCTTCACGCCCACGCGCGCCATCTCCCGGGCGAACTCGATGCCGTCCATCGTGGGCATCATCAGATCCAGCAACACGGCGTCGGGGTAGAAGCCCCCGTTGATTTCGGTCAGCGCCTGGACCCCGCTGTCGGAGAGGCAGACGTCATAGCTCGTTTCCAGTAACAGCTTGAGGCTGGCGAGGGCATCCCGGTCATCGTCCACGATCAGGAGCCGCTTCCGTGCAGTCTTCATACGAATAGTGTGCCTGTTCGACTCAGTCCGGTCAATGCGGGGCGGCGGGTAGGGCCGTACGAGCCCGCGGATGGACCCCCGGCGGGCCGGGCGCCGGCGCTCTCAGTCGGGGATGGAGTAGAGGAACGCCTTCTTGAGCCGGGGAGGGCGGCGGTCGGGGTCGAAGCCGCCGTCGAGCCAATCGAGCCAGGTGCGCATGTCCGTTTCGGTTACCTGCGCGGGGAGGAACTCCACGGCGCCGTAGGAGTAGCGGTCGCGGCTCCAGCCGAGGTTGCTCTCCTTGTAGAAGAAGGCGCAGAGCCGGTCCTTCCCCTCGCGGGGACGGAAGACCTTCATGCGGCAGCGCTCCCGATTCGGGGGAGCCACGTCCAGGACGCCGCCGCGCTCTTCCAGGCGGAAGGGCCGGGATGTCTCCGCCGCGGCGTGGCGAAGCCGCGCGAAGACCGTCGCGATCGGCTCGGGAGACGGCGTCGCGACGGCGGTCAGCGGCGCCGCGGCTGCCTGCGCCGGGTCCGAATCGTGCGCAGCGCCATTTCCACCGGCCCCCGTCGAGACGTCGACGGCCTGCTGAGGCAGCGGCGCGGCCTGGGGTGCCGCAGCCGCCGCCCCTCGCGGGCCTTTCCGTGACTTCCGGGCGAAGAGCGGCATCGCGCCCACGCGCGCCGCCGCCAGGAAGGACTCGTAGGTCCAGGCCGCCATGCCCGGCCGCGCCAGGTAGCGCGTGTCGTCGGGCTGGACGACCAGGCT is from Candidatus Binatia bacterium and encodes:
- a CDS encoding response regulator, whose product is MKTARKRLLIVDDDRDALASLKLLLETSYDVCLSDSGVQALTEINGGFYPDAVLLDLMMPTMDGIEFAREMARVGVKAPILVISADPEAERKGREIGDVEVLRKPFTYEQLKTKLERVLQGRGTPRSGGGPGFLRGLFILVPSRLGGA